gtcttccttcCCTCTCTGTGCAAGAAGATGGGTATCCCCTACGCCattgtcaagggcaaggcccGTCTCGGCACTGTTGTCCACAAGAAGGTATGTCAAGACACCCACAGGTATCGACCGAACCCTTTCTAACATCTCACCAGACCGCTGCTGTCCTCGCCATCACCGAGGTCCGCTCCGAGGACAAGAACGAGCTCTCCAAGCTCGTCTCCGCTGTCAAGGATGGTTACCTTGAGAAGCACGACCAGGCCCGCCGACACTGGGGTGGTGGTATCATGGGcgccaaggcccagaagcggattgagaagaagcagaaggctCTCGAGGCTGCTACCAAGATCTAAGGCTTTTTCTTAATACCCCTCACAATGCATTGCGATTCTGGGATCAAACGGTGTTGCACGGTTCAGGGCATGGAAAATGAATGAATTTTTCTCGGGTTACGTTTTGTCCCATCCCACTCGCAGTGACCTGTGGGGCCGGTTCCGGACCTCAAAAAATagatgatgagcttgctcTTGGATAAGACTTGCAGGGCAAAGTGAAGTTTTATTGGCCCACGACTCATTTCCATCCATCGAATCGTAGCGAGAGCAATTGCCAGGGCATAATGCCATGGCTCCATTGCCCAGACCCCAATCAGGTTCAAATCATTAGGCACACCGTAGGCTTGTTGGGCACAAGCAGTCATGAGCCGGGCGGAAACTCGACATGTCCATTGGTGATGTGACACACATCATGTCCTGATGACATAGTCATGTTGGTCAGAAGTGATTGGAATCAAATCAATTGAGGTTTTCTCGTCTCGACCAAGGTAAATGATTAGAAAAGGATTTCCCTTCACTGACAGCCTTTGTGCTGACTGTGTTTCGCCCAGATTTCAGTGGCTGCTATGTCACCCAAGTAGGGCCCTGAACAAACAATGCGTCTCCGTTAGCCTACCTCTGACAGTTAAAGGGAGAGAATACTGTTGGGCAGTCCAAGGATTATGCTCTGGCAGTCTCTGAGCACATGTGCGTCAATGTATTAGGTACCCCTGCTGATGCCATGCCTGCAAGCGAGCTGTTGACGAGAACCAATCAAATATTTGGTACCAGCAAGAAACCGCATTGTCTCCTCTCTTCACGCAATATGCAAGTCATTTTTGTTGTTACTGCTTGTTGACAAGGCCTAAAGCTGAGCTCGGTACCTCTGCCCGTCTCGAATTGAACAAAAAGACGTGTCGGAAGACCAATTGTCAGTCAAAGACCCAGCATGCATTCCCCCCCAACCCCTGGTTTCTTTCCCACATCCCCGTGCTCTAAAATTCATCAGATCGTCAAAAGGAAAAGCCGTCTTGAGTCGCCGTCGCTGCTTTAATTTGCCCTCTTGTCGTCGCCCCACTTGGTGTGTCTTGTTTAACTCgctttctcctccttcccCCAACAAAAGGCGTTGGAAGTGCCGTCGTTGACTGGCTTAACCGAAGACGAGCTTGAAGATGTCGTTGTAGACAAAGTACTGGCCAGAAGCATCGCGGGCCAGCTGGAAGGACTGGCTGAAGTTCATGGGGCGCTGCTCCTCGTCGACCTGGAGAGAGTTGTTAGTCCACAAGACGGTTCCGAAGCGCGGTCAGGCAATTTTGTGTATCGTACCAGGAGGGCAccggtgatgaggatgatgataccACCCTCACCGTTGGAGGGCTGGGCATCGAGGGTCGAGACCTGGTGCTTGACCTTCTCGAAGGGAAGGGACTGATTTGTACGTAGTCAGCAAGGGCCGTCCTAAATTTCGACCGGAGCAGTGTTGCATACGCTCAACTTCTCGATAATGGACTCGGCACCGAGGACGGAAGCAGACTCGAAAGTCAGCATAGACTCGGGGCGCTATTCAACTTGTCAGTAAGCTATGAAGCAAAGCGCCACAATATGGCATCACGTACGTAGAGGGCAGCAAGAGACTTGCGGTCGGAATCGAACGTGTTATAGTAGAACTCGATGAACTGCTCTGTCGGAGTGTATTAGCGACTCGCAAAGGCACGTACTTGCTCGCTCGCGGCTGAGCTCGCAGGCTGTCTGCACATACTGGCGACATCCTCAAAGTCTAGAAGTTTGTGCGCGGTTAGTTTCTTCCCATGCCACTCTCAGCAAGGCATTCCGAGAACTCACTGTTGGCCATTTTGAAATCTGGAGACCTTTCTGGTCTGGGTATATCGCTATGTGTGTTTGGAAAGGGAAGCAAAAGGTCGCAGATGACGAGAGTCGGGGGGAGATGGTTGGGTTTGTCGCAAAGTCTGCCTGAGGGGGGAggggacgacgaggacgacgagcaAACGGAGATGAGATCGATGGTGGGGTTGAGGGGAGGGGCACAGTGCAGATTGGGCACACACGTCAACCTGCCCGTTGGTGCGCTGCCATGGAAACGTGCCCGATTCTGCGGCGTCggggctgggctggcacAGTGCGGCCCCGTTACAGGCATAAATGGCGGGATGGAGCTTGGTTAGGGCGATATTGGGATGGGTCGACCCCCTGCTTCGGCTTTAGAATAAATTGAGGCGCGCTGGAGGAAAAAAAATTCTTGTTCCGTCTACAACAAACCACAGACTGCCAACAATCACAGTCAGCGATTTGCTGTCTCAACATGGGAAGCCTCAAGTGAGGATGGCCCTGATTAGCTGCAGTTCATGGCCTACATCTggttcatggccatgatggcaatGTCTACGAATAACTTGCAAGGTACGTTCCACAGCCACGACACGGCAGCTCTCCCGCCTTGTCCTACACACCAAAACCAGCCTCACCTCCTTCATGATGACAAAATCTTCCATTAAGAACGGCCAACTGAATCACCATGTTGATTTCAAATTATCAAGCTCAACAGTCTGACATGTTTCCCATCTTCACATTTTTCACATTTTCATCTGGTGCTAGAAGCAGTCTCGCTAACATTGGCGCCTCAAGTCTAGGTACTAAGCTTCTTTCACTCTGTTGAAGACGACTTTGCCCTCGTGCTGGTTCCCAATGAGGGAGTAAAAGTCCACCTCGAGCGCCGTGGCCTTGCCGTCGTGCCCGATCTTGAACTCGACCTGCTCGCACTCGCGGAACAGGTTTGGACTGCCCATCTCCAGGGCGTACATGATCCACCAGGTGCCTGAGACGTGGTGCAGCCTCATATGGATCCGCCACGTCGCGTCGTCGCGCTCGGCCACGAGGATATCCTCGCCCTGCTTGTCGGGGTGTGGCTCGGCCCGTAGCTCAATCGTCTTGTACCCGGGGTCGTAGTATTTCCCTGCGAGGTCTTTGACGCTCACCGGCGATGGGACGGGAGGGTTAGGCCTCTTGGGAAACAGATTGTCCATAGACTTGTCGTAGCTTTGAATAAAATGATCAATCACTGAACGCCACCTGTACCTGGTCAGCGTCTGTTATCAAATGTCAAGGCATACATACCCTTTGGCCGCGTCCGTCCGCTTCTCAGGCGCAATGTCCAGCTtctcatcaagaagcttgTACAGCACTGTGTCAATGACAGCGTTGGAGGTTATCGACGTATTCCCAAACGCCACGAGTCCAAGCTTGTCGTCGGGCAACCAGATGACTGTACTCCCAGCAGCCATCATGCCTCCGCCGTGGCTGTACATGAGGTGGCCATGATACAGCACCCGATCCCAGCCCAGCGCATACGTGGTCACATCCTTCCCGTCCCTGGGCATGCTCTGGACGATGCGCGGCGTGCGGATATCCTTGTGGACAGCCTTGGAAAAGGGAGCCTTCTCGAACAGCATGCACTTTACCCACTTGGCATAGTCCTCcgtgttggagatgatggctccCGCACCGCCATGCTCAATCACGGAAACGTCCTCCACTAGAACATACTTGCCAGTCTTTTCATCCCAGTAGTATCCCGCCGAGAGGTGTTTTGGGCTCGCTCTTGCATCATCCAGGGAGAGATATGTCGAAGTCATGCCCAAGGGTTCAAAGATGAGCTCGCGCATCACCTCGCCGAGGGGCTTCCCCGTGACCGTCTCGATGACATGCGACAGGACGCCGTACATCAAGTTACAGTACTGAAACTTGACGCGCGGCTCCTCAGACAGACGCAAGTTCCTCAGGTTGCGCGTTACGTCCTTGACAGTAGCATGTCTCTTgcccccatctccatcatccaggAGCCTCGACGCCGACTGGTCATGCCTCGGCATCCCCGTGCGATGAGAAACCGCATCCTCGAGCGTGAGGTGGTTCGTAGCCCATTCGTCCTGTAGGACAAAGTCCTCTCTGAGAATAGAGCTGATGGTCGTCTGCCATCCCTTCTCCAGGGCAGGATACTTCTTTGAGTCGATAAGCTGCGCAATGACGGCTCCTGCGAATGCTTTTGTCGTAGACCCAGCGTACCAGAGCGTTTCTGGTGTGGCTGGTGTATCTGGGAGTGTTGCAGTGCCGTAGCCCTTTTGCAAGTCGAATGTTAGTGACACAAGCTtcacttatatcttttagaagTAGAGACGCACCGCTGTGAACACTTGATCTTTGTCAATGACTCCAACCGAGATGCCAGGAACTTTCCACTCATCCAACTTCTCCTTGACGAATTTGGCAAGCTCTTCAGTCAAGGGGTTCTTAGCTTTAGCCATCGTTCGTTGTTCTTGTGCCCGGTATAGCTCTAGCCAGGAAGATTCCATTGATGAACGCATGCCGTCAAGCCCACTCTTAAACCCCGAGATATCTTTCTGGCTTATATACCCCATCCATCCCCGCAGAGATCTCTAGCCTGAAGGATTGTATCTACATTCCTCATTGTTGTCGTCTCCCATGGCGATGCGGGGTCATATTGTCCCGAGGTGCGTTGGACAAAAGCTGCAGAGTCCTTTGTGTGTACGCGTACGGCGTAGAGTCATCGGCCTGCCCTTTCAGGCAAGACCGTCAGACATGTAAGCCCCCTGTACAGGCCAAATTGACCGCCTAAATAAGACATGTTCAGTAACAAAGGGGATGGTTCGTCACAGAAAACAGATCCAGAAAGGCGGTAGCAgtgccaagaccatcataCGTACCATGCATGCGGATGGGGAGATGGTTATGCAGGTTGTCACCCTAttcaaggaaaaaaagagacgCCAGGACCTATGATAATCCTCCCCTAGAGATGGTCGATAAAGTGCTGTAAGAAGTAGATAAGAGAGCTCTAAAGTATATCAttgattattatatatcctcAACTATTTTACTATCCTTTTTTACTTTCTGTGAATTAATCATAATGCTTAAGAGGAGTTGGCAACCCTCTTGATATTGACGGGAGGTGTGTCGTTTATTTCTTTACACGCGTGGTTGTCACCAACATACAGCACGCAGTGCATGCTCAATTGAGCAAGACTTGTTACGTCAacgccatcgtcatccaaGTCAAGTCGGTTGACGTCCCTCACGCTGAAATAGGAAAATCATGGCGCCAAGGTAAGGTAGGTTGGTACCTGATTCATATCCTGTTTGAACAAGCAGCATACTATCTACATGTCTCTGTTACACAAAAACCATGGTACCTGGCGGGCTCAAGAGCTCGGCCTGTTCGATCCTCCAGCCTCTAGTTCCCAATGCCTCCAACATCAAGAGCCTCCGGTCTCCTGCAAAGACACACAGTCGAAGCCTCGATACAAAACAAGCCTCGTTCCCCCTCAACACTGGAGTAACAAGCCACGCCAGTCCGACCAGTCCTGTCATTGTGGACGAGCGCCACAATAGTCCCGTCCGAGAGGGCCTCCCTTTGTCCACAGTTTTTGCTCGATGCCATGGCCCGCCAGTGGTCTGTATCTATCCTATACCATTCGCATCGACACCCAACGCCAGCCTTCCCGCCTGTGCTTGGCCCGTCCCCTTGTCATAGTTCCTGATTTATTTTGGTGTTAGGCCATCTGCCGAAAGGGACGCTGTATGAGTAAAAATCAGTCTAAAAGGCAAAAGACTCGCTCCTTCAcagctcttcctcctcttcggcctTTGGTTTA
The window above is part of the Fusarium falciforme chromosome 3, complete sequence genome. Proteins encoded here:
- a CDS encoding Nuclear transport factor 2, with the protein product MANNFEDVAKQFIEFYYNTFDSDRKSLAALYRPESMLTFESASVLGAESIIEKLSSLPFEKVKHQVSTLDAQPSNGEGGIIILITGALLVDEEQRPMNFSQSFQLARDASGQYFVYNDIFKLVFG
- a CDS encoding Beta-lactamase domain-containing protein — encoded protein: MAKAKNPLTEELAKFVKEKLDEWKVPGISVGVIDKDQVFTAGYGTATLPDTPATPETLWYAGSTTKAFAGAVIAQLIDSKKYPALEKGWQTTISSILREDFVLQDEWATNHLTLEDAVSHRTGMPRHDQSASRLLDDGDGGKRHATVKDVTRNLRNLRLSEEPRVKFQYCNLMYGVLSHVIETVTGKPLGEVMRELIFEPLGMTSTYLSLDDARASPKHLSAGYYWDEKTGKYVLVEDVSVIEHGGAGAIISNTEDYAKWVKCMLFEKAPFSKAVHKDIRTPRIVQSMPRDGKDVTTYALGWDRVLYHGHLMYSHGGGMMAAGSTVIWLPDDKLGLVAFGNTSITSNAVIDTVLYKLLDEKLDIAPEKRTDAAKGWRSVIDHFIQSYDKSMDNLFPKRPNPPVPSPVSVKDLAGKYYDPGYKTIELRAEPHPDKQGEDILVAERDDATWRIHMRLHHVSGTWWIMYALEMGSPNLFRECEQVEFKIGHDGKATALEVDFYSLIGNQHEGKVVFNRVKEA